The Flammeovirga pectinis genomic interval ATCTTTTACTACTGGAGTAATAAAATCTTTAAATCCACTAGAAACAATAAGAACATTATCTTTTTCATTAGTGAAAAAAGATCTATTTCTTTTCACTGATTCAGAAACTAGAAGCTTAAGCTCACCCGATAATTGTTCTACATCTTTTTTTGTTGCATCTAATAATGCCAAACGCTGTTCCAAAGCCTCTCTAAAAGACAGCTCACCAGCCATTGCTTGATCTGTTAGATCTTTGATTTTCTTGCCTACTTCTACCTTTTTATCTGTTCCTTCATATAAGATATCGCTTAAAATATCTAATGCTTCAACTTTAGTAAAAGTACTATCAAAATCAATTACAAAAAATCTCTTGTCTGCCATGTTTATCTGTCTTTAGTTACAATCGCAACTCAAAAGTATTATATAATCACGACTTTTGAATATTTTTTAATGATTTATTGTGATTTTCATAAAAAAAAGGTTGTTTATTCGCTTATTTTCATAAAACATTAGCTAAACAATATTATCTAATCATCCGTTAATTCTTCTCTTACTTTTTTAGGTAATTTCGAAAAAACCAAATCATAGGAATGGTCTAAAGCTTCATACATTTGATCATCATTAAAATCACTATATACGGATATTGTATTCCAATGCTTTTTGTTCATATGGAATCCAGGCTTTACTCCTGCGTATCTTTCTCTTAGATCAATTGCTTTTTCAGGATCACACTTCACATTAAAACTTTGAAAATCGTCAACATTAGTGAGGGCAAAAACTTTTCCTTTTACCTTAAAAACTAATGTAGATTCATCAAAAGGAAACTCTTCTGTTACTCCCTTCTTCTTTAAACAATGACTTCTATAATCTTCAATATTCATGATTTTAAATTATTTCTTTAGAATCCGTTTAAATATGCACAATGTTACTATCAAATTTTCAATTTAATAGATGAAAAACTTTTTTAAGAAAATTTCACACACCAAATTCGTGAATAACATTACAATCAAATTTTTTAAACAATTCGCCTAAGTTGAAGTTTTATAGAAAACTCAACAAATATTACCATGAAACAATTACTTTCATTTTTTAGTATTTTCATATTATCATTTACATGTGCTCATGCTCAAAATGGTATAATTAGAGGAAGTGTTACTGAACTTCCAAATAATAAACCCGTACCGTATGCTACTGTTGTTATACAAGGAACATCCATCGGTGCCACTACTGATGAGAATGGTAAATACGAAATTAAAAACATACAACCTGGCCTTTATAATTTAGTAGTAAACTATATTGGATATCGTCCAGACTCAAGAGAAGTTGAAGTTTCAAACGCTAGGCCAGCAATGATTAACTTCACTTTAGTTCCATCTACAGAAGAATTAAATGAAGTTGAAGTAATTGCAAACGGTTTTTATAAGTCTGATGAAAGCCCCGTATCTGTGCAAAGAATAGGTGTAACAGAAGTAAAAAGAGCTCCTGGTGCAAATAGGGATATTTCAAGAGTCTTCAGATCATTACCTGGTGTTGCTTCTACAGCTTCTTTTAGAAATGATATACTAATTCGTGGTGGAGCACCAAATGAGAACCGCTTTTACCTTGATGGAATTGAGATTCCTAACATTAATCACTTCGCTACCCAAGGGGCATCAGGTGGTCCAGTAGGAATGCTTAATGTGGACTTTATTAAAGACGTTGAGTTTTTCTCAGGAGCATTTCCTGCAGGAAGAGGAAATGCTCTTAGTTCTGTTATGGAATTTACACAAAAAGATGGAAGAACAGACGAACACACTACAAACATCATTTTAGGCACTTCTGACGTAGGAATTACTTTTGAAGGCCCTGTTACTGAAAAATCATCATTAATTGTATCTGCAAGACAATCTTACTTAAAAGCATTATTTAGTGTTTTAGGACTTCCATTCCTACCAACATATAATGATTTCCAATTAAAGTATAAGTATAAATTCAATCAAAGAAATCAACTATCAATCATTGGTTTAGGAGCAATTGATCAGTTTGCACTAGCTGACTCGCCTGGTGAACCAACAGATGAAGATTACGAACAAAATGTTTATATATTAAATAACACTCCCCAACAAGAACAATGGAATTATACTGTAGGAGCAAAATACGAACATTTTAGAGACAACTCTACTTTTACTTTTGTAGCATCAAGAAATATGCTAAACAACAAACAGTACAAGTACCCTGAAAATGATGCTACTCAGCCAAAAATATATGACTACAATTCACAAGAAGCTGAAAATAAAATTAGACTTGAAGGTGTGTCTTTTACTAACTCAGGATTTACATTTTCTTATGGTGTAAATTATGAATATGCCATGTACACAAATAGAACTGATCAAACTTTATATGATTATTCTACAGGCCAATTAGAAACTATTAATTTCGCTTCTGATTTAGGTTTAAATAAATGGGGTGGTTTTGCTACTGTAAGTAAAAAAATTGCACAAGATAAAGTTACTCTTTCTGTTGGTGCTAGATTAGATGCTAACGATTATTCAGAATCAATGAAGAACTTACTAGATCAGTTTTCTCCAAGGTTTTCAGCATCTTACCAATTTGCACCTAGATGGAGTTTAAACTTTAATACAGGTATTTATTACCAATTACCTACTTATACCACATTAGGTTATAAAGAAAATGATGAGTTTGTAAACAGAGAAAACGGATTACTTTACATAAGAAACAAACAATTAGTAGGTGGTTTGGAGTATAAAATCCCTGAGAAAAATTTAAGATTTACAGTAGAAGGGTTCCAAAAAGTATATGATCAATATCCTTACTCAATCAATAATGAAATTTCACTTGCAAATTTAGGTGCTGATTTTGGTGTTATTGGTAGCGAAGAAGTTACAAGTACTTCTAAAGGTAAATCACAAGGTATTGAATTTATGGCTCAGCAGAAATTCTTTAATGGCTTCTATGGTATTCTTGCTTATACTTATGTCAGATCTGAGTTTACAAATGCAAACCCGAATGAATATGCTCCATCATCTTGGGACAGTAGAAATATTGTTAGTTTAACTGCGGGAAAAAAACTAGGGAAAAACTGGGAAATTGGAGGTCGTTGGTTATTTGCAGGAGGCACACCCTACACTCCATATGATGTGGATGCTTCTATGGATCGTCAAGTTTGGGATGCAGAAAGAAGAGGTATTAAAGATTACTCAGAAGTAAATACTTTGAGATTAGATGCTTCTCATCAACTTGATCTTAGAGTAGATAAATATTATTACTTTAATAAATGGAGTTTGAATGTTTATTTTGATATTCAAAATGCATACGGATATTCACCAAAAGGCGAACCTATTTTAACAACTGAATTAAATGCAGATGGCAGCCCTATGGTAGATCCAAATGACAATACTAAATATGTTCCAAAGTATATAGAAACTACAAATGGCATTGTACAACCATCAATTGGAATCATTGTAGAATTATAATATTCATAAAAAATTGACAATAAACCCTCGTTTCTTTTAAAATTAAGAGCGAGGGTTTGTTTTTTATTAATTTCTACTATTAATTTGTGACAGCATACCATTTACCTCAATGAAGAAGTAAGTGTTTATAAAGAAGAGGCGAGAGACTAGGCTCATTGACCCTCTAGCAACCTTCAAGAAATTGAAAAGGTGCTACATCCTAGCCTAAGTTATTAGGAAATATAAACGATAGTGAGATAACAACTTCATAAGAGAGCATCTATCTACATATCACTTTTATATAAACTAGTTTTTTAGGCTTTAAATAAGGTTATAAGGAAATACTAATTCTTTATTACTTAATTATTTTGAGTATAATTTAAAACGTCGAATAAGGATGCAAGAGCATTTATTTAAATATAATAAAAAGTATAAGTTAGAATTAGGTGAACAACTTAATGGTTTCGAACTTTCTTACCGTACTCTTGGAAGTATAAACGAAAATGCTTCTAATATTATTTGGGTTTGCCATGCATTAACAGGTAATGCAGATGTTGCAGATTGGTGGTCTGGTTTATTTGGTAAAAAAGCCATATTCAACCCCAATGAGCATTTTATTATTTGCGTGAATGTTATTGGTTCTTGCTACGGATCAACTGGCCCATTATCTATTAACCCAGATACCAAACAACCTTATTATAGTTCATTTCCAGCTATTACAATTCGTGATATAGTTGGCACTTTAGAGATTTTAAGGAAAGAGCTAAAAATAGAACACATAAATACATTAATAGGAGGTTCTTTGGGTGGGCAACAAGCATTAGAATGGGCAATTCAAAAACCTAACCTAATGGAAAACCTAATAATTTGTGCTACAAATGCAATTCATTCACCTTGGGGAGTAGCTTTTAATGAAACTCAAAGAATGGCAATAGAAGCAGATCCTACTTGGGGCGATGAAAATCCAAAGGCAGGAGACAGAGGTCTAAAAGCGGCAAGAGCTATTGCGATGTTGTCTTACAGAAACTACAGTACTTATGAAGCTACTCAATCTGAGGACGACAATAATACAACAGATAACTTTAAAGCATCTACATACCAACAATATCAAGGTCAAAAACTCTTGAATAGATTTAATGCTTATTCTTATTGGACACTTTCTAAGACTATGGATTCTCATAACCTTGGTAGAGGACGTACTTCAATTGAGAATTCTCTTCAAAGAATAGAAGCGTATACTCAAGTTATTGGTGTGTCTAGTGATGTACTTTTCCCTGTTTCGGAACAAAGGTATATTACTTCTCACATTAAGAATGTTACTTACGAAGAAATTTCTTCTTTATATGGACATGATGGCTTTCTAGTTGAAACTCACAAAATTGCAGCAGCAATAAGAGCATTCTTCAAACAAAAAAAGAAAAAGAAAATTTCCACCTCAATTTAGGCATACAATTTGCGATTGTAATATTAATCACAATCACTTCGGGGATTGTTTTAAATTTTAAATTGGCAAATATCTACGATGAAAAATATTAAACGAAGATTTTTATCTATTGCAGCGTTAGGAACGCTAAGTCTATTTGTTTTCTCTTGTGCAGGTGGAGATAGTGCCAGCCAGAGCTACTACAAAAAAGAAAGAAAGAAATATGAAATTATGGACATGCACTCTGACTGCCCTCAGTTAGTGAACTCTAGAAGATAATTTCCTCTTATGATATAAGTAATCCTTTTCTCGAATCTATAAGAGAAAAGGATTTTTTTATATAAGTCCTTTCGTACTAATGAAATTTTTTAGGACTCATTTCATCAATACTAATCAGGTGCCATACGTATGCAACGTGACATTGAAATTGCCGAATTAAGAAAACTCACAACATTTATTGACGATAACTTCGATTATGACTTTAAGAATTATGCAATGTCATCTTTCACTAGAAGAGTCAAAAGAGTTATTGAATTATATAAGTTTTCTTCTGTTGATATTTTAATCAAAAAATTCAAGAATAACCCTAGTTTCTTTCAAGAATTTGTTTCTGAAATAACCGTAAATGTTACTGAAATGTTTAGAGATCCAACTTTTTGGAAATCTCTTCATGATGACATCATACCTGAAGTTATGAATGAACATAAAAAAATTAGCGTATGGCATGCTGGGTGTTCTTCTGGTGAAGAAGTTGTTTCGATGTGTATAATGCTTGAAGAGCTTGGGTGTTTATCACAAGCCACTATTGTAGCTACTGATATTGATAAATCTATCATTAGTAAAGCTAAAAAAGCTCGTTTCACAGAAAAAAACATGACGCTTAATCAACAAAACTATGAGCGTTATGGTGGCACAAAGAGTATTTTTGATTACTTCATAAAAGAAGACAACTATTATTACATTAAACCTGAGTTAATTGATAGAGTTTCTTTTAGAGTTCAAGACTTAGTTAAAGGGAATCCTTTTTCTAAATTTGATCTTATTCTGTGTAGAAATGTGATGATTTACTTCAATCAGACCTTACAAAATGAAGTACTAAAAAAATTACACAATAGTCTTTTCAAGTATGGCAACCTTGCAATTGGGTCTAAAGAATCATTGATTTGGTGTGATATTGCAAATAAGTTCGTTGTAGTAAATAACGAAGAAAAGATTTATAAAAAAATTAAAGACTAACTACTGATTATGCAAAGTAATTTGTTTGATACGAAATATAAAGGCATAGTCATTGGTGGGTCAGCAGGTAGTTTTAAACCTATCACAGAATTATTAGCAGAGTTACCAGAAGACTTTCCTATTCCAATTTTTCTTTGTCTGCACAGACTTAAACATGTGCGCCATGGGTTTATTGAGGCTTTATCTATTAGAAGTAAGAAGCCCATTTACGAACCTCAAGACAAAGAATCTATAAGACCAGGGATGGTTTACTTAGCTCCTTCAAATTACCATATGTGTATAGAGTTAGGTAATTCTATATCTTTATCTACAGAAGATCTTGTTAATAATTCAAGACCAGCAATAGATCTCACTTTTATGAGTGCAGCATATACATATAAGGATAAATTAATTGGCATCCTCTATTCTGGAGCAAATAAAGATGGTGCAATTGGTATGAAATCAATAAAAGACAAAGGTGGAATTACTATTATTCAAGATCCTGAAGAAAGTATGATGAACACTATGCCATTGTCTGCAAAAAACTGCACAGAGATAGATTTATGCCTTGAATCGAAAAAAATTAAAAATTTTCTACTCGATTTATACAAGGCTTACCAAAAATGAACGTTACTACATTGACTCTTGTGAGATTTTTTTCAAGCAAACTATTATAGTATTTTGAAAACAGCACAAAAAAGAACAAATATTAGAGATAAAGCGATACACACGGTGTATAGAAAACCTGCAATCATTTTTGCAGGTCTTGGCATCTTCGTATTTACATTAATCTTAATTTTAGAGAATCAATATCCAAACATTCTCTCTCTTGTAGGTATTCTTGATACCAAAGAATTTAATAGAGAAGCATATATTCAAACACTCCAGTACATAGACTTAATGTTTATAATTGGAATGATTTATCTATTTGCTAGGAACTCTAAAACATTCAACCTCATTTTAGGAATTGTATTCCTACTTCTGTCTTTACACGCTATTTCTGAGATTTATGAATTGCCAATCAAAATTCTTAATCATTTAGAAATTTCCGATGATAAAATCATTGTTCAAGTTAAAGAAGTAAGTAGTACAACTTTCTATACTTTAGGTTTCACCTTTGCAGTACTTGTATTTTTACTTTTCAGACTAATATCTGATTTAATGCAAGACCCAGAAGATCAAATTATTTATGTACCTAAATATTTTTCAAAAGATAATCAAAACCTCGAAAGTGAGTTGAGAGATTCCTTTGATGAACGTGCATCTTTAATTAAAAAGAACATCCAATCTGCCATTATTAATTTAGGAGACGAAGATAAAGAACAGAAGCTTTTAAATGCTATTTGTAAAGAATTTCAAGTTTCTACTGGAATCTATTACAAATCTATTAATGTTGATGGTAAAGATATGATTCAGTATTCGAAAGGTTTTTCTTTCTATCTTCCAGATTCTAAAATGCTGATGTTTGAATATGGCGAAGGACTTCCTGGACAGGTTGCTAAAACAAGATCTTCTATTATTTCTAATGCAATACCAGAAAATTACATTCGTGTTGTATCTGGTTTAGGTGATAGTTCACCAAAGTCATTAATGATATCTCCTATCTTGGATACCGATCAAAACCTCCTTGGAGTAGTAGAACTTTCATCGTTTAAAACATTCACTCCAGAAGACAGAGAAATTTTAGATAAAGTAACCGTTTGGTTTACTGAAAATTAATAAATTTATCTAGTGAAGTAAATATATATATATGCTTTTTCAAGATTTAAAGATACGTACTAAGATTACGATAATCATGCTACTTGTTGTTACAATAACAGTAGTTGCGATTAGTTCACTTTCTTATTTCCAAACAGAGGATTCTGTTGAGAGAAGATACTCTGAAACATTTGATGTAATTAGTACATTAAAGGCTGAACAGATAGATCAAAAGTTCAAATACATTGAACAGAACTTGAAATACATGGCAAAGTCTGCTTTAATTGTTAGTAACGCTACCAAATTAAAGTTACTTTTTCAGTCTAAATCAAGATCATATAAAGATTCTACCTATTATGCCATTAAGAGAACTCTTGATAACGAGTTATTCCCTAAACAGATTGTAAATGGGTACTCAAATATCATTTTAACAGATAATAAAGGTAATGTACTATATACTAGTTATACATTTCCTGCTTCTGTTATTGTAGGTGATAGAAATAAGAAATTTGAGAAAATCATTAAAAAAGCAAAAACAAAAACATACTTCTCAGAACCATTTAATACTGAAAAAGGAGCTCATGTTTATGTAGTTTCTCCTAGAATGAAATCTAGATATGGAGAAATTGGTCACGTGATCATATTATATAGTTTACAGAAAAATATTTATCCAATTGTTGAGAATAGAACAGGACTTGGTGATACTGGTGAAATTCTACTTTCAAGAATATCAGATAACCAATCAAACAATGTTACTATCATTTCTCCACTAAAAGGAAGTCAAAATTTACTTACTGAAGTGATCAGTTTAGGTGACCCTTCTAATATTGCAATCCAAAAAGCTGCAAAAGGCGATTCTAAAGATTTTGGATATGATATTGATTGGCGTGGTAAGAAAACGATTTCATATTGGAACTACATCCCTACCACAAATTGGGGTCTAGTAGTAAAAATTGATTATGACGAAATTAAAAGTGGATTAAATGGATTAATTTTAACATTTGTCTACACTGCAATTATCATTATTCTAATTTCAATGCTGATTGCTGTAATTTTCTCTAAGTTTTTGACTAGTCCGATTATTACACTGAAAAATCGATTAAATTTTATTGCAAAAGGTATTTTACCACATGAGGTAACTGCTGAAATCCATAAAGATGAGATTGGCGAAATGTCATTTGCCGTTCAAGAAGTGGTAAATGGTATGAAAAGAACTGCAAACTTTTCAGAACAAATTGGTGAAGGAAATTATGACGCGACCTACTCATCTCTTAGTGATGATGATACTTTAGGTAATGCGTTAATTTCAATGAGAGATAGTATTCAAAGAGCAGAAAAAAGAGATTATGAAAGAAATTGGATTATTACAGGTGAAGCTGAAATTGGCCAAATTCTTCGAAATAACAACGATATTAGTACTTTAGGTGATGAAGTTGTGGCTTTTACAACTGAAAAAATCAATGCTGTTCAAGGTGCATTTTATGTGGTTGAAGGTGTTACAGATGAATTACCTATAAACGAACAAGTAATTCATTTAGTAAGCACATACGCATACAATAAGAAACGTTTCTTACAGAATAAATTCAAATTTGCAGAAGGCCTTGTTGGGCAAGCTGCAATTGAAATGGAAATGATTCTAAGAACAGAAGTCCCAAATAGTTACTTATCAATAACATCAGGATTAATGGGAGAGAAAAAACCCGATTCAATCTTGATAATGCCTTTAATTGCTAACGATAAAGTCTACGGTATTCTTGAGTTCGCATCATTAGAAGCCTTCTCTCCTATGACACTTGATTTTGTAAAGGAAATCTCGCATATCATTGCAAGAACAATCTTTAACATCAAGATTAACGAAAGAACAATTAAGTTACTGAAAGAATCTCAACAAATGAGTTCTGAACTTTCAGTACAACAAGAGATTTTACGTCAGAATGCGGAAGAGATGGAATCTACTCAAGAAGAACTTCAACGTACAAATACACGTCTTGAAGAACAAGTTGAGGAAGTTAAACACTCACAAGATAGATTACAATCTTTACTTGAGAACGCATCCGAGGTTATTACCATATTTAATAGTGATGGAAAAATTAAATTTGTCAGTCCATCATCTAGACACATTTTAGGTTACAAACCAACTGACTTAATTGGATCTTCTTACTTAGAACACTTACATAAAGATAGTGTTGATGTAGTAAAAGAATTTATCAATAATTTAGTCACTTCAGAAAATAAAGATACAATCAGTACTGAGTACCGCTACAAGCTACAAGATGGTAGATATATATGGCTAGAAGCAACTGGTATTAACCTTACCAATGAGCCATCTATAGAAGGTATTGTATTGAATGCTCAAGATATTACAGAAAGAAGAAGAGCAGAAACAGAAAGAAGAATGAGAACGCAAATGCAAGCGTTATCAGAAAACTCTCTTGATCTAATCCAACGACTTAATAACGAAGGGTTAATTTTCTATACTAACCCTATTATTACAGATTTAACAGGATTATCTTCTGATCTCTTCTTAAATCAAAAAATAGAAGATACTGCCTTACCACAACATATTATTGATGAGTGGAAAAATATGTTGGTTGAAGTTTCTTCTACTTCAGAGAAAACAACAAAAGAAGTTGAATTCCCTACAAGCACTGGCAATAGGTTTATGACTGTTACTGCAATTCCGGAATTTAATGAATCTGATGAATTTGAAAGTGCTTTATTTGTATCTCATGATATTACTGAACGTAAGAAAGCTGAATTAGA includes:
- a CDS encoding MmcQ/YjbR family DNA-binding protein; translation: MNIEDYRSHCLKKKGVTEEFPFDESTLVFKVKGKVFALTNVDDFQSFNVKCDPEKAIDLRERYAGVKPGFHMNKKHWNTISVYSDFNDDQMYEALDHSYDLVFSKLPKKVREELTDD
- a CDS encoding TonB-dependent receptor, with the protein product MKQLLSFFSIFILSFTCAHAQNGIIRGSVTELPNNKPVPYATVVIQGTSIGATTDENGKYEIKNIQPGLYNLVVNYIGYRPDSREVEVSNARPAMINFTLVPSTEELNEVEVIANGFYKSDESPVSVQRIGVTEVKRAPGANRDISRVFRSLPGVASTASFRNDILIRGGAPNENRFYLDGIEIPNINHFATQGASGGPVGMLNVDFIKDVEFFSGAFPAGRGNALSSVMEFTQKDGRTDEHTTNIILGTSDVGITFEGPVTEKSSLIVSARQSYLKALFSVLGLPFLPTYNDFQLKYKYKFNQRNQLSIIGLGAIDQFALADSPGEPTDEDYEQNVYILNNTPQQEQWNYTVGAKYEHFRDNSTFTFVASRNMLNNKQYKYPENDATQPKIYDYNSQEAENKIRLEGVSFTNSGFTFSYGVNYEYAMYTNRTDQTLYDYSTGQLETINFASDLGLNKWGGFATVSKKIAQDKVTLSVGARLDANDYSESMKNLLDQFSPRFSASYQFAPRWSLNFNTGIYYQLPTYTTLGYKENDEFVNRENGLLYIRNKQLVGGLEYKIPEKNLRFTVEGFQKVYDQYPYSINNEISLANLGADFGVIGSEEVTSTSKGKSQGIEFMAQQKFFNGFYGILAYTYVRSEFTNANPNEYAPSSWDSRNIVSLTAGKKLGKNWEIGGRWLFAGGTPYTPYDVDASMDRQVWDAERRGIKDYSEVNTLRLDASHQLDLRVDKYYYFNKWSLNVYFDIQNAYGYSPKGEPILTTELNADGSPMVDPNDNTKYVPKYIETTNGIVQPSIGIIVEL
- a CDS encoding homoserine O-acetyltransferase family protein, whose product is MQEHLFKYNKKYKLELGEQLNGFELSYRTLGSINENASNIIWVCHALTGNADVADWWSGLFGKKAIFNPNEHFIICVNVIGSCYGSTGPLSINPDTKQPYYSSFPAITIRDIVGTLEILRKELKIEHINTLIGGSLGGQQALEWAIQKPNLMENLIICATNAIHSPWGVAFNETQRMAIEADPTWGDENPKAGDRGLKAARAIAMLSYRNYSTYEATQSEDDNNTTDNFKASTYQQYQGQKLLNRFNAYSYWTLSKTMDSHNLGRGRTSIENSLQRIEAYTQVIGVSSDVLFPVSEQRYITSHIKNVTYEEISSLYGHDGFLVETHKIAAAIRAFFKQKKKKKISTSI
- a CDS encoding CheR family methyltransferase → MQRDIEIAELRKLTTFIDDNFDYDFKNYAMSSFTRRVKRVIELYKFSSVDILIKKFKNNPSFFQEFVSEITVNVTEMFRDPTFWKSLHDDIIPEVMNEHKKISVWHAGCSSGEEVVSMCIMLEELGCLSQATIVATDIDKSIISKAKKARFTEKNMTLNQQNYERYGGTKSIFDYFIKEDNYYYIKPELIDRVSFRVQDLVKGNPFSKFDLILCRNVMIYFNQTLQNEVLKKLHNSLFKYGNLAIGSKESLIWCDIANKFVVVNNEEKIYKKIKD
- a CDS encoding chemotaxis protein CheB → MQSNLFDTKYKGIVIGGSAGSFKPITELLAELPEDFPIPIFLCLHRLKHVRHGFIEALSIRSKKPIYEPQDKESIRPGMVYLAPSNYHMCIELGNSISLSTEDLVNNSRPAIDLTFMSAAYTYKDKLIGILYSGANKDGAIGMKSIKDKGGITIIQDPEESMMNTMPLSAKNCTEIDLCLESKKIKNFLLDLYKAYQK
- a CDS encoding GAF domain-containing protein; the protein is MKTAQKRTNIRDKAIHTVYRKPAIIFAGLGIFVFTLILILENQYPNILSLVGILDTKEFNREAYIQTLQYIDLMFIIGMIYLFARNSKTFNLILGIVFLLLSLHAISEIYELPIKILNHLEISDDKIIVQVKEVSSTTFYTLGFTFAVLVFLLFRLISDLMQDPEDQIIYVPKYFSKDNQNLESELRDSFDERASLIKKNIQSAIINLGDEDKEQKLLNAICKEFQVSTGIYYKSINVDGKDMIQYSKGFSFYLPDSKMLMFEYGEGLPGQVAKTRSSIISNAIPENYIRVVSGLGDSSPKSLMISPILDTDQNLLGVVELSSFKTFTPEDREILDKVTVWFTEN
- a CDS encoding PAS domain S-box protein, coding for MLFQDLKIRTKITIIMLLVVTITVVAISSLSYFQTEDSVERRYSETFDVISTLKAEQIDQKFKYIEQNLKYMAKSALIVSNATKLKLLFQSKSRSYKDSTYYAIKRTLDNELFPKQIVNGYSNIILTDNKGNVLYTSYTFPASVIVGDRNKKFEKIIKKAKTKTYFSEPFNTEKGAHVYVVSPRMKSRYGEIGHVIILYSLQKNIYPIVENRTGLGDTGEILLSRISDNQSNNVTIISPLKGSQNLLTEVISLGDPSNIAIQKAAKGDSKDFGYDIDWRGKKTISYWNYIPTTNWGLVVKIDYDEIKSGLNGLILTFVYTAIIIILISMLIAVIFSKFLTSPIITLKNRLNFIAKGILPHEVTAEIHKDEIGEMSFAVQEVVNGMKRTANFSEQIGEGNYDATYSSLSDDDTLGNALISMRDSIQRAEKRDYERNWIITGEAEIGQILRNNNDISTLGDEVVAFTTEKINAVQGAFYVVEGVTDELPINEQVIHLVSTYAYNKKRFLQNKFKFAEGLVGQAAIEMEMILRTEVPNSYLSITSGLMGEKKPDSILIMPLIANDKVYGILEFASLEAFSPMTLDFVKEISHIIARTIFNIKINERTIKLLKESQQMSSELSVQQEILRQNAEEMESTQEELQRTNTRLEEQVEEVKHSQDRLQSLLENASEVITIFNSDGKIKFVSPSSRHILGYKPTDLIGSSYLEHLHKDSVDVVKEFINNLVTSENKDTISTEYRYKLQDGRYIWLEATGINLTNEPSIEGIVLNAQDITERRRAETERRMRTQMQALSENSLDLIQRLNNEGLIFYTNPIITDLTGLSSDLFLNQKIEDTALPQHIIDEWKNMLVEVSSTSEKTTKEVEFPTSTGNRFMTVTAIPEFNESDEFESALFVSHDITERKKAELEILLKNKKITESINYAKRIQGAIIPDTDIIKRDLPDSFIFYKPKDVVSGDFPWYFKKGDDIYIAAVDCTGHGVPGALISLIGYFILNDIVQNNDNITPGEVLDLLHQGVSKTLRQDSNSSTRDGMDIALAKINLSTKEIEYAGAHRPLYLFKTKENDFIQVKGSKFPVGGEYKTRTNFATHHLQLEEGDEIYMFSDGYPDQFGGEENRKFGAKRIRELITNTEHSSMEEIAKTFNDTFMTWKGNSKQTDDVIMIGIRF